A single window of Sphingobium sp. SCG-1 DNA harbors:
- the gspG gene encoding type II secretion system major pseudopilin GspG, with protein sequence MKSPFLRRSAEHGILSSRRSAEHGFAFSRRSAEHGFTLVELMVVIVIIGLLATIVAINVIPATDKARVEKAKADVATIEQALDQYRLDNLNYPNATEGFQALLAPPATLAQPARYRRGGYIKKLPEDPWGRAYKYAVPGKKGPFDIYSLGADGQPGGENDNADIYSSEI encoded by the coding sequence ATGAAGTCCCCCTTCCTTCGCCGTTCCGCCGAACACGGCATCTTGTCGTCGAGGCGCTCTGCCGAACACGGCTTCGCATTTTCCAGGCGTTCCGCCGAACACGGCTTCACACTGGTCGAATTGATGGTCGTGATCGTCATAATCGGCCTGCTCGCCACCATCGTTGCGATCAACGTGATCCCGGCGACCGACAAGGCTCGCGTCGAAAAGGCGAAGGCCGATGTCGCCACGATCGAGCAGGCGCTGGATCAGTATCGCCTCGACAACCTGAACTATCCGAACGCCACAGAGGGGTTTCAGGCATTGCTGGCGCCGCCAGCCACGCTTGCGCAGCCTGCCCGCTACCGTCGCGGCGGCTATATCAAGAAGCTGCCCGAAGATCCCTGGGGCCGCGCCTATAAATATGCCGTGCCGGGCAAGAAGGGTCCGTTCGACATCTATTCGCTAGGCGCGGACGGACAGCCGGGCGGCGAGAATGATAATGCCGACATTTACTCCAGCGAGATCTGA
- the gspJ gene encoding type II secretion system minor pseudopilin GspJ yields the protein MTAPFRNGFTLIELLVALSIFALLAGAGVLLLGNSVSAQSGIKLRLDDMAALERMDGAMSADLGQAVSRISRTDTGTLAPAFFANPQGENAPVMQFVRTGRSNFSDAPRSSLQKIEYWVRQGRFERRTYDQVDGGAGGDPAALLEGVQSVALRFRDEKGEWLNVWTPQQPDLLPKAVEMVIARTGNPPLTLIFGVGPGPRSKATGTGAPGA from the coding sequence ATGACCGCGCCTTTCCGCAATGGCTTCACGCTAATCGAACTCCTGGTCGCTCTGTCCATCTTCGCGCTGCTGGCAGGCGCGGGCGTCCTGTTGCTGGGCAACAGCGTCTCGGCGCAATCAGGGATCAAGCTGCGGCTCGACGACATGGCGGCGCTGGAGCGGATGGATGGCGCGATGTCCGCCGACCTGGGGCAAGCGGTGTCCCGGATCAGCCGCACCGATACGGGCACGCTAGCGCCCGCGTTCTTCGCCAACCCCCAAGGCGAGAATGCGCCCGTGATGCAGTTCGTTCGGACGGGGCGAAGCAACTTCAGCGATGCGCCGCGATCTTCGCTCCAAAAGATCGAATATTGGGTGCGGCAGGGAAGATTCGAGCGCCGGACATACGATCAGGTCGATGGTGGTGCGGGTGGAGACCCTGCTGCCTTGCTGGAAGGCGTCCAGTCCGTGGCGCTTCGGTTTCGCGATGAGAAGGGCGAATGGCTGAATGTTTGGACGCCGCAGCAGCCAGACTTGCTGCCCAAGGCGGTGGAGATGGTGATCGCCCGCACAGGCAATCCGCCGCTCACCCTGATCTTTGGCGTAGGTCCCGGACCTCGATCAAAGGCGACTGGGACGGGTGCGCCCGGTGCTTGA
- a CDS encoding prolyl hydroxylase family protein: protein MSTTSSAAPGADATARIAAYPGVQRFPSRDLTLFIQRHFLSEAQCVELVTRIEANRRPSDIADANGDGYFRTSETCDLDPLDPFVAQIDQAIANYVGIDPKFGEPLQGQRYSVGQEFKAHTDYFEPNGQDFAKYCTVAGNRTWTVMVYLNETPAGGATRFTKVGKTIQPELGKLLAWDNRQPDGTLNPATIHHGMKVRSGLKYVITKWYRERPWG from the coding sequence ATGTCTACGACCTCTTCCGCTGCGCCTGGCGCCGATGCTACCGCTCGAATCGCCGCTTACCCCGGCGTCCAGCGATTTCCCAGCCGCGATCTCACGCTCTTCATTCAACGCCACTTCCTGTCGGAAGCACAATGCGTTGAACTCGTCACACGCATAGAGGCAAACCGCCGTCCATCAGACATAGCCGATGCAAATGGCGACGGCTATTTCCGGACCAGCGAAACCTGCGATCTCGACCCTTTAGACCCGTTCGTCGCGCAGATCGATCAGGCGATTGCTAACTATGTCGGGATCGACCCTAAATTTGGCGAGCCGCTGCAAGGGCAGCGCTATTCTGTGGGTCAGGAGTTCAAGGCGCACACCGATTATTTCGAGCCGAATGGGCAGGACTTCGCAAAATACTGCACTGTCGCGGGCAACCGGACCTGGACAGTCATGGTCTACCTGAACGAGACCCCCGCCGGCGGTGCAACGCGCTTCACGAAAGTCGGGAAGACGATCCAGCCTGAGCTAGGCAAGCTGCTGGCGTGGGACAACAGGCAACCGGATGGTACACTGAACCCCGCTACCATCCATCACGGGATGAAGGTGCGCAGCGGCCTTAAATATGTGATTACCAAATGGTATCGAGAGCGGCCCTGGGGGTAG
- a CDS encoding GspH/FimT family pseudopilin → MRPAEHGFRSLARSAEHGFTLVELMVVVAIIGLTSAAVLLAIPDPRGRVMDDAERFAARTLAARDNAIVLAQPLAVWVSTSGYGFEQRREGQWVPIEDKPFVTTNWREGTTAVVGDAGRTQITFDSTGLPADPLAVKLVRDGQVVTVRIDMSGKVNVDG, encoded by the coding sequence GTGCGCCCAGCCGAACACGGATTCAGGTCTCTTGCTCGTTCCGCCGAACACGGCTTCACGCTTGTCGAGTTGATGGTGGTGGTGGCGATCATCGGCCTGACATCGGCAGCTGTGCTGCTTGCAATACCGGACCCGCGTGGCCGGGTGATGGACGACGCAGAGCGCTTCGCCGCGCGCACGCTCGCCGCACGTGACAACGCCATCGTGCTGGCGCAGCCGCTTGCCGTTTGGGTGTCAACTTCAGGCTATGGTTTCGAGCAGCGCCGCGAAGGACAGTGGGTGCCGATCGAAGACAAGCCGTTCGTCACCACGAACTGGCGCGAGGGCACAACGGCGGTGGTCGGCGATGCAGGGCGGACGCAGATCACGTTCGACAGCACCGGCCTGCCTGCCGATCCGCTGGCCGTGAAGCTGGTGCGCGACGGTCAGGTCGTGACGGTCCGCATCGACATGTCAGGCAAGGTCAACGTCGATGGCTAA
- a CDS encoding type II secretion system protein N, which translates to MSRAITDAIRARAALLARRLPRGGRSINPVSVLEWLVLALVAIQIARLIWAIATPVSSFGAWAGRQVVVPSAIERQALFTRFDPFFRTPEAATSGSPVVTSLALTVYGIRVNEGSGQGSAIVATPDGLQNSFAVGDEILPGVKLKAVAFDHIVIDRGGAEETVFLDQSQAAPVADPNASADPSSGSGQTVPQNVVPQSLTPAAIRSDIGFSPRTEGGRVTGLVLSPKGAMFQSAGFQPGDIVTQVNGRPITSMSDLQALQNQIAPGARISLMVERGASTVPIALTLQGS; encoded by the coding sequence ATGTCGAGAGCGATCACGGATGCCATCCGCGCACGCGCTGCGTTGCTGGCGCGACGCCTGCCGCGTGGCGGTCGCTCCATCAATCCGGTCTCCGTGCTGGAGTGGCTTGTCCTGGCGCTAGTCGCAATCCAGATTGCACGCCTCATTTGGGCCATTGCTACCCCGGTGTCGAGCTTTGGAGCATGGGCAGGACGACAGGTCGTCGTTCCTTCCGCAATAGAGCGGCAGGCGCTTTTTACACGCTTCGATCCGTTCTTCCGTACGCCTGAAGCTGCAACAAGCGGTAGCCCCGTGGTCACGTCGCTTGCGCTCACGGTATACGGCATCCGCGTCAATGAAGGATCAGGGCAGGGGAGCGCGATCGTCGCCACACCCGACGGTCTCCAGAACAGCTTTGCCGTGGGTGATGAGATTCTGCCCGGTGTGAAGCTGAAGGCTGTTGCCTTCGATCACATCGTCATCGACCGGGGTGGTGCTGAGGAAACAGTCTTCCTCGACCAGTCGCAAGCTGCACCTGTGGCCGATCCGAACGCCTCAGCCGATCCGTCCTCCGGCTCTGGACAGACCGTCCCGCAAAATGTCGTGCCGCAAAGCCTCACCCCCGCAGCGATCAGGTCGGACATCGGCTTTAGTCCCCGCACGGAAGGCGGACGCGTCACGGGCCTCGTCCTTTCACCTAAAGGTGCGATGTTTCAAAGCGCCGGGTTCCAACCCGGCGATATCGTGACGCAAGTAAACGGTCGTCCGATCACGTCGATGTCCGACCTCCAGGCATTGCAGAACCAGATTGCGCCCGGCGCCCGCATTTCCCTGATGGTGGAACGCGGCGCGTCTACCGTACCCATCGCCCTGACATTGCAAGGTTCATGA
- the gspD gene encoding type II secretion system secretin GspD, with the protein MKIQLLLRGAALALVLSAPLSSAAQAQQTLNVRDADIRAFIQDAARVTGRTFIIDSRVQGKVSVVTDRPLSRSEYFEIFLSTLRANGLVAVPSAGGAYRIQPADSAAGQPSSVGRAANRNQFVTEVFRLRSIDAASALETLRPLVSKDGSVTANRGGNSVVVADYADNIQRIRQVIARIDRDTAATQMVMLKNAGAREIATSLQALVGTGGGGEGAPAGATATVVPIDSSNAIALRGDPGTVARLADMARQLDRQAAAGTEIRVYWLEHADAEKLLPVLQQLVGQGGGTQAIEAAATVAKGGSAVPAAAPAPAPSTSGNAGTGSSISTRGPAIVTRYEGANAIIVAANSDVQRMLGETIRQIDTRREQVLVEAIIVEIGDNAARQLGVQFLIGSTKTGFAATNYSNASPNILTLAGAYASTTLNQTTTTVVAPDGTRTTTSTTENGDLSNTLQQAAVDSLLNATGGFGGVATGLGRNGLFGAIINAVRSDTDSNILSTPSVMTLDNQKASILVGQEVPVTTGEALSQNFDNQFRTVQRQNVGVQLEVKPQINAGGAIKLFLRQEVSSIAGPVSSSSSDLIINKREIETTVTVDDGEILALGGLLDDNERRTIERIPILSDIPLVGEIFKSRSKSRAKTNLMVFIRPTILRSKEDAQRLTAQRYGYIRGQQLLSNPNEEPSLDELLRDYMGTTPPVAPQPGDVTASGGAVAPAPVPSTPVITTPEVRSSTSVVRPVQIPPSEPKR; encoded by the coding sequence ATGAAAATCCAGCTTCTTCTTCGCGGCGCCGCCCTGGCGCTGGTCCTCTCCGCGCCGCTCTCCTCAGCTGCGCAGGCGCAACAGACGCTGAACGTCCGCGATGCCGATATCCGCGCCTTCATTCAGGACGCCGCGCGCGTCACCGGGCGGACCTTCATCATCGACAGCCGTGTGCAAGGGAAAGTATCGGTGGTTACCGACCGACCGCTCTCCCGATCCGAATATTTCGAAATATTCCTGTCCACGCTGCGCGCCAACGGCCTCGTCGCTGTCCCGTCGGCGGGCGGCGCGTATCGCATCCAGCCGGCCGACAGCGCGGCGGGACAACCGAGCAGCGTCGGCCGCGCCGCTAACCGCAATCAGTTCGTAACCGAAGTCTTCCGCCTCCGGTCGATCGATGCGGCGTCGGCGCTGGAAACCCTGCGTCCGCTCGTGAGCAAGGATGGATCAGTCACCGCAAACAGAGGCGGGAACAGTGTGGTCGTCGCGGACTATGCTGACAACATCCAGCGCATCCGCCAGGTCATCGCGCGGATCGATCGCGACACCGCCGCCACGCAGATGGTGATGTTGAAGAACGCGGGCGCGCGTGAAATCGCCACGTCGCTACAGGCGCTGGTCGGCACTGGTGGAGGCGGCGAAGGCGCGCCTGCGGGTGCGACCGCAACTGTAGTGCCGATCGACAGCAGCAATGCGATAGCCCTTCGCGGCGATCCCGGCACTGTTGCGCGTCTTGCCGATATGGCGCGGCAACTGGATCGTCAGGCTGCCGCAGGCACCGAAATCCGCGTCTACTGGCTTGAACATGCCGATGCCGAGAAGCTGTTGCCTGTCCTCCAGCAACTCGTCGGACAGGGTGGAGGCACGCAAGCGATCGAAGCCGCCGCCACCGTAGCCAAGGGCGGATCAGCCGTGCCTGCCGCTGCGCCTGCGCCGGCACCGAGCACCTCCGGCAATGCGGGCACGGGCAGCAGCATATCGACGCGCGGCCCCGCGATCGTCACGCGCTATGAAGGCGCAAATGCGATCATTGTCGCGGCGAACAGCGACGTACAGCGGATGCTGGGCGAGACCATTCGTCAGATCGATACGCGTCGCGAACAGGTGCTGGTTGAGGCGATCATCGTCGAGATCGGCGACAATGCAGCGCGGCAATTGGGTGTGCAATTCCTGATCGGCAGCACCAAGACCGGCTTTGCGGCGACCAACTACAGCAATGCCAGCCCGAACATCCTGACGCTGGCGGGCGCCTATGCATCCACCACGCTTAATCAAACCACAACCACCGTCGTGGCGCCGGACGGCACCCGCACCACCACAAGCACGACTGAGAATGGAGATCTTTCCAACACCTTGCAGCAGGCAGCAGTCGATTCGCTGTTGAATGCGACAGGCGGCTTCGGCGGCGTAGCGACGGGCTTGGGCAGGAACGGCTTGTTCGGGGCGATCATCAATGCGGTGCGCAGCGATACCGACAGCAACATCCTCTCCACGCCGTCGGTGATGACGCTAGACAACCAGAAGGCCAGCATCCTCGTGGGTCAGGAAGTACCCGTCACGACCGGCGAGGCACTGAGCCAGAATTTCGACAATCAATTCCGCACTGTGCAACGTCAGAACGTCGGTGTGCAACTTGAGGTAAAGCCGCAGATCAACGCGGGCGGCGCAATCAAGCTGTTCCTGCGGCAGGAAGTCAGCAGCATCGCTGGCCCCGTATCGAGCAGCAGCAGTGATCTCATCATTAACAAGCGCGAGATCGAGACGACTGTCACCGTGGACGATGGCGAGATACTGGCATTGGGCGGCCTGCTCGACGATAATGAGCGTCGCACGATCGAGCGTATTCCGATCCTGAGCGATATTCCGCTGGTGGGTGAAATCTTCAAGTCGCGGAGCAAATCACGGGCTAAGACGAACCTGATGGTGTTCATCCGGCCGACGATCCTGCGCAGCAAGGAAGACGCGCAACGCCTGACCGCCCAGCGTTATGGCTATATCCGCGGCCAGCAATTGCTCAGCAATCCCAATGAAGAACCGAGCCTCGACGAGCTTCTTCGCGATTATATGGGTACAACGCCTCCGGTTGCGCCACAGCCGGGCGACGTGACGGCGAGTGGAGGGGCGGTTGCACCTGCTCCCGTACCCAGCACGCCGGTCATCACGACGCCAGAAGTCCGCTCCTCTACCAGTGTTGTGCGTCCGGTGCAGATTCCGCCGAGTGAGCCGAAGCGATGA
- the gspF gene encoding type II secretion system inner membrane protein GspF, with amino-acid sequence MPEFDYLAIDPAGRERRGKVRADSADDAKARLDARKLFVVKMDAGVAATAPAGRALLARRGKKLSAKELTLFTRQLSTLVQVSPLEESLRTISRQSEQDHVRAVIGRVHAGVMEGRRLSDALGADPRSFPPLYRAMISAGESSGSLPTIMERLADLMERQAAIRSKVITAIAYPSVLAVFAVTVVIALMMFVVPKIVEQFDTIGQQLPILTRIVMGISNTLVSYWYVILCVIFIVSFAAWYALRQPSIRYRFDGLLLRLPIIGRLIRDLHAARMARTLSTMVASRLPLMEGLALTANTVHNRVLRRASDDIVEAIRGGGSLSAALRRAGVFPPLLVYLTASGEAAGRLDTMLERAADYLEREFDSFTSTALALLEPIIIILMGGIVAVIILSILLPILQLQSLTGV; translated from the coding sequence ATGCCTGAATTCGACTATCTTGCCATCGATCCTGCGGGCCGCGAGCGGCGTGGGAAGGTCCGCGCCGACAGCGCAGACGACGCCAAAGCGCGGCTTGATGCGCGCAAGCTGTTCGTGGTCAAGATGGACGCCGGCGTCGCCGCGACTGCACCCGCCGGGCGCGCACTCCTCGCGCGGCGAGGCAAGAAGCTTTCGGCCAAGGAACTGACGCTCTTTACGCGCCAGCTTTCCACGCTGGTACAGGTCAGTCCCCTCGAAGAGTCGCTCCGCACGATCTCGCGTCAGAGCGAGCAGGATCATGTTCGCGCTGTCATCGGCCGCGTACATGCGGGCGTCATGGAGGGACGACGACTCTCCGATGCCCTCGGCGCCGATCCGCGCAGCTTCCCGCCGCTCTATCGGGCGATGATCTCGGCAGGTGAAAGCTCGGGGAGCTTGCCCACGATCATGGAACGCCTGGCGGACCTGATGGAGCGCCAGGCGGCCATCCGTTCCAAAGTCATCACTGCGATCGCCTATCCATCGGTGCTCGCTGTTTTTGCTGTGACAGTCGTGATCGCGCTGATGATGTTCGTCGTACCGAAGATCGTCGAGCAATTTGACACGATTGGACAACAGTTACCGATACTTACACGCATCGTGATGGGTATATCCAACACGCTCGTGAGCTATTGGTATGTGATTTTATGCGTCATCTTCATCGTCAGCTTTGCGGCATGGTATGCGCTTAGACAGCCCAGCATCCGCTATCGCTTCGATGGTCTGCTTCTGCGTTTGCCAATCATCGGCCGCCTAATCCGCGATCTCCACGCCGCTCGCATGGCACGCACGCTTTCCACGATGGTCGCGAGCCGTCTGCCGCTGATGGAGGGGCTCGCACTGACTGCGAACACGGTGCACAATCGCGTCCTCCGCCGCGCCTCTGACGATATCGTGGAGGCCATCCGTGGTGGCGGAAGTCTGTCCGCAGCGCTGCGTCGTGCAGGCGTGTTCCCGCCGCTACTGGTCTACCTCACGGCGAGTGGGGAGGCCGCCGGACGCCTCGACACGATGCTGGAGCGGGCCGCTGACTACCTCGAACGCGAATTCGACAGCTTCACGTCGACCGCGCTCGCCTTGCTGGAACCGATCATCATTATCTTGATGGGCGGCATTGTTGCCGTCATCATCCTGTCCATTCTTCTCCCCATTCTGCAATTGCAAAGCCTTACAGGTGTTTGA
- the gspK gene encoding type II secretion system minor pseudopilin GspK, which yields MLEALPENERGAALLTVLLLVAVMSVIAATALERVTLATRLTGNAGIQAQARAYADAAETIARLRIADLVAAQPGKTTLAGGWLGTPQQLPVPGGTATARVTDSGNCFNLNSVVQGGDADLKFRPAGINQFQALMKALAVDPRQAQFIATSLADWIDSDAIPLPGGGEDEVYLRLPQPYRTSNRLMSDPSELRAVQGVTPAVYSVLRPWTCALPISDLSPINVNTLLPQQAPLLAMLLDGKASVEQARQWLAQRPAEGYGSLPAFWAVPSRAGFAPTDEVSTQTKLTSRWFAVNIDVELGGMDMSETALIDAQSTPAKLVYRRWGEDI from the coding sequence GTGCTTGAGGCTCTTCCAGAAAATGAACGCGGAGCGGCGCTGCTGACGGTGCTGCTGCTCGTCGCCGTCATGTCGGTGATCGCAGCGACTGCGTTGGAGCGCGTGACATTGGCGACGCGCCTCACTGGCAACGCGGGCATACAAGCGCAGGCCCGCGCTTACGCCGATGCTGCGGAGACCATCGCCCGCCTGCGTATTGCCGATCTGGTGGCGGCGCAACCCGGCAAGACGACGCTGGCAGGCGGATGGCTTGGGACGCCCCAGCAGTTGCCGGTGCCGGGCGGCACTGCGACGGCACGGGTCACGGATAGCGGTAACTGCTTCAACCTCAACAGCGTGGTGCAAGGTGGCGACGCCGACCTGAAATTCCGGCCGGCCGGGATCAATCAATTCCAGGCGCTGATGAAGGCTCTGGCCGTCGATCCCCGGCAGGCACAGTTCATTGCCACATCGCTTGCAGATTGGATCGATAGCGATGCCATTCCTCTGCCGGGTGGCGGCGAGGACGAAGTCTATCTGCGCCTCCCACAACCCTATCGCACATCCAACCGCCTGATGAGCGACCCCAGCGAACTGCGGGCGGTACAAGGCGTGACACCTGCCGTCTACAGCGTGCTTCGGCCTTGGACCTGTGCGCTTCCAATCAGCGATCTGTCGCCGATCAACGTCAATACTTTGCTGCCACAGCAGGCCCCGCTGCTGGCGATGTTGCTGGACGGAAAGGCAAGTGTCGAACAGGCGCGACAATGGCTGGCGCAGCGCCCGGCTGAAGGCTATGGGAGCCTGCCTGCGTTCTGGGCGGTTCCGTCTCGAGCGGGGTTCGCTCCTACGGATGAGGTGAGTACGCAAACCAAGCTGACAAGCCGCTGGTTTGCTGTGAATATTGATGTCGAATTGGGGGGCATGGACATGAGCGAGACGGCGTTGATCGACGCGCAGTCCACCCCCGCGAAACTCGTCTATCGCAGGTGGGGCGAGGATATATGA
- the gspI gene encoding type II secretion system minor pseudopilin GspI — MANRRGESGFTLLEMLVALAVFSLAALALIRLQGVTIRTAADLDSKVLAQMVARNLMVGWQTDTQPPSLGEANGEVENAGQRWRWTREATKLDDQRLMRVDVRVEGQNSPAPAVLTFVRAIE, encoded by the coding sequence ATGGCTAATCGGCGCGGCGAGTCCGGTTTCACACTGCTGGAGATGCTGGTGGCGCTGGCTGTGTTTAGCCTCGCCGCACTCGCACTGATCCGCTTGCAGGGCGTGACGATCCGCACGGCCGCCGATCTGGATTCGAAGGTTCTCGCGCAGATGGTCGCACGCAACCTGATGGTGGGCTGGCAAACGGACACGCAACCACCGAGCCTCGGTGAAGCCAACGGCGAGGTCGAAAATGCCGGGCAGCGCTGGCGATGGACCAGAGAGGCGACCAAGCTGGACGACCAGCGCCTGATGCGGGTTGATGTACGCGTCGAGGGACAGAACAGCCCCGCGCCCGCGGTGCTCACATTCGTGCGGGCTATCGAATGA
- the gspE gene encoding type II secretion system ATPase GspE: protein MRIGRGNTSAETETIPSLPENPLAISHAIAPRLIDIPYGFARKFGVVLLGTEEGARLSVAFREGGDPRILLEVRRHLAQSFDVRFVDPAQFDRHLSDHYAMDGSAAAMAGSLEVGADELDLIAGDIPTADDLLDSADDAPAIRLINGIIAEAARQGVSDIHIEPYETGLVVRMRIDGVLRETLRMPPHVAPVVVSRVKVMARLDIAERRVPQDGRIGLTLGGKLLDVRVSTLPSRAGERVVLRILDKENAGLSLDVLGMTGNADRIFREALAEPNGIILVTGPTGSGKTTTLYGGLRQLNDGSRNILTVEDPVEYAIDGVGQTQVNPKVGLTFAAGLRAILRQDPDVVMVGEIRDRETAEIAVQASLTGHLVLSTVHTNDAVGAITRMRDMRVEPFLLASTLRAVIAQRLVRRLCQHCREPVQADKSASALLGFDLGTIVYKAKGCSECSETGFKGRIGVFEAIRIDDTIRRLINDGGDESLIARHAFLNAPNLGSAARALVRDGQTTAEEAIRISRREAEPEPSPDVTLPTDA, encoded by the coding sequence ATGAGGATCGGCCGCGGCAATACATCTGCCGAAACGGAAACCATTCCTTCGTTGCCGGAGAACCCGCTCGCCATTTCCCATGCCATTGCGCCACGCCTGATCGACATCCCCTACGGCTTTGCGCGAAAGTTCGGCGTAGTCCTGCTCGGCACGGAAGAAGGCGCGCGCCTCTCGGTGGCGTTCCGGGAGGGCGGCGATCCGCGCATTCTCCTCGAAGTCCGCCGCCATCTTGCGCAGAGTTTCGACGTGCGCTTCGTTGACCCGGCGCAGTTCGACAGACATTTGTCCGATCATTATGCGATGGACGGCAGCGCCGCTGCCATGGCCGGTTCGCTTGAGGTCGGGGCGGACGAACTGGACCTGATCGCAGGCGACATACCGACTGCTGACGACTTGCTCGACAGCGCCGACGATGCGCCCGCCATCCGCCTGATCAACGGCATCATCGCTGAAGCGGCACGACAAGGTGTGTCCGATATTCACATCGAGCCGTATGAGACCGGTCTTGTCGTGCGGATGCGTATCGATGGCGTATTGCGTGAAACATTACGCATGCCGCCTCACGTCGCGCCGGTTGTCGTCAGCCGCGTGAAAGTCATGGCGCGTCTCGACATTGCAGAGCGCCGCGTACCGCAGGATGGCCGCATCGGCCTGACGCTCGGTGGCAAGCTTCTCGACGTGCGCGTCTCTACGCTGCCAAGTCGCGCTGGCGAACGTGTCGTGTTGCGTATCCTGGACAAGGAGAATGCCGGCCTGTCGCTCGACGTGCTGGGCATGACCGGCAATGCCGACCGTATCTTTCGCGAGGCGCTGGCTGAACCCAATGGCATCATCCTCGTCACTGGGCCGACGGGATCGGGCAAGACGACGACGCTGTATGGCGGCTTGCGCCAGTTGAACGATGGCAGCCGCAATATCCTGACCGTCGAAGATCCGGTCGAATATGCGATCGACGGGGTGGGGCAAACGCAAGTCAATCCGAAGGTCGGTCTCACCTTTGCGGCGGGATTGCGCGCGATCCTGCGCCAAGATCCGGACGTGGTGATGGTCGGCGAAATCCGCGATCGCGAGACGGCGGAGATCGCAGTGCAGGCGTCTCTGACAGGCCACCTCGTCCTCTCGACTGTCCACACCAACGACGCGGTCGGCGCGATCACCCGCATGCGCGACATGCGCGTCGAGCCGTTTTTGCTGGCGTCTACCTTGCGGGCCGTCATCGCCCAGCGCCTTGTTCGCCGCCTCTGCCAGCATTGTCGCGAACCGGTGCAGGCGGACAAGTCGGCATCCGCCTTACTCGGCTTCGACCTCGGCACCATCGTCTACAAGGCGAAAGGCTGTTCCGAATGCAGCGAAACCGGGTTCAAGGGCCGCATCGGCGTGTTCGAGGCGATCCGTATCGATGACACTATCCGCCGCCTGATCAACGACGGCGGCGATGAGTCTTTGATCGCGCGGCATGCCTTCCTGAATGCACCGAACCTCGGATCGGCGGCGCGGGCGTTGGTTCGCGATGGGCAGACCACGGCAGAGGAAGCCATCCGCATTTCTCGCCGCGAGGCCGAGCCGGAACCATCGCCGGATGTGACGCTCCCGACCGATGCCTGA